From the Streptomyces pluripotens genome, one window contains:
- a CDS encoding VOC family protein encodes MELAQVRLLVTDFTACYRFYADVLGLKPQSGATQGPYEKFSPHVGSAGIALQDRAMMAEILDELGETATGHRSLVVLRVDDLDAFCAEVTARGATLLHGPAPMTDRMRVAHLKDPEGNLVELQEWLLLRA; translated from the coding sequence GTGGAGCTTGCCCAAGTCCGCCTGCTCGTCACCGATTTCACCGCCTGCTACCGCTTCTACGCCGACGTCCTCGGCCTGAAGCCGCAGTCCGGTGCGACGCAGGGCCCGTACGAGAAGTTCAGCCCGCACGTCGGCTCCGCCGGAATCGCCCTGCAGGACCGGGCGATGATGGCCGAGATCCTGGACGAGCTGGGCGAGACCGCCACCGGCCACCGCTCGCTGGTGGTGCTGCGGGTGGACGACCTCGACGCGTTCTGCGCGGAGGTCACCGCCCGGGGCGCGACCCTGCTGCACGGTCCGGCTCCCATGACCGACCGGATGCGGGTCGCCCACCTCAAGGACCCGGAGGGCAACCTGGTCGAACTCCAGGAGTGGCTGCTGCTGCGCGCCTGA